Proteins encoded within one genomic window of Pedobacter africanus:
- a CDS encoding phosphocholine-specific phospholipase C has protein sequence MESRREFIRKSLLLSGAAGISTMLPASIQRALAIDPKLGSSFLDAEHIVILMQENRSFDHCFGTLQGVRGFNDPRAITLPDQKPVWMQTDAAGDTYAPFRLNIKDSKVTWIGSLPHSRASQVDAYNKGKYDKWLTSKKSGNKSYAGMPLTLGHYNREDLPFNYAMADAFTVCDQNFCSGMTSTTPNRSFFWTGKVSYQLDGIQKVNIRNDDFSFGKLPWKAFPELLEEHNVKWKFYQNDLSCGGGYKGEERAWLGNFGCNLLEFFSAYNVKFSSRYVNNLQKVVETLPDEINKLQEASPSSEAAAKKIQKDLKNKMEALDNAASELKKWSREEYNKLSDRQKVLFESAFVTNAADPDYRSITTLSYKEGNTKREVTVPKGDVLYQFRKDVNTGKLPAVSWLAGPQNFSDHPSAPWYGAWYVSEILDILTKNPEVWKKTIFITTYDENDGYFDHVKPFSIPDANIPGTGKVSQGIDTEIEHVRLANELKQGVPEKAAREAPIGLGFRVPMLIASPWSRGGRVCSEVFDHTSTLQFLEVFFSNKLNKEIKIENISKWRRAICGDLTSVFTPFDGDKPDKIDFLERDAMVENIYNAKFKGDPSGFKKLTDADITAYRTNPLSGAVMSVQERGIRPSCALPYELYVDGKLHTDKKNFEITFKAGNAVFGKKAVGAPFAVYTPVAYKDAEMGSQVCRNWSFAAVAGDTLTYNWPVSGFENGKYHLRVDGPNGYYREFIGSANNPDLGIRCAYEMENGKPTGNVVLKIVNGSSSKRYTVVIKDLGYRKNDVRKDLTAGATQEIVLDLKQTYGWYDFSLKVEGESSFEQRYAGRVETGAASFTDPAMGGIV, from the coding sequence ATGGAATCAAGAAGAGAATTTATCAGAAAATCCCTGCTGCTGTCTGGTGCTGCGGGGATTTCCACAATGCTGCCGGCATCTATACAAAGGGCACTGGCCATAGACCCTAAGCTGGGCAGTAGTTTTCTTGACGCGGAGCATATCGTTATCCTGATGCAGGAAAACAGGTCTTTTGACCATTGCTTTGGTACTTTGCAGGGCGTAAGAGGGTTTAATGACCCGCGTGCAATTACACTTCCCGATCAAAAGCCGGTATGGATGCAGACAGATGCGGCCGGTGATACCTATGCGCCCTTCCGCTTAAATATTAAAGATTCCAAGGTAACCTGGATCGGCTCTCTCCCGCATTCCAGGGCCAGCCAGGTGGATGCCTACAATAAAGGAAAATACGATAAATGGCTGACTTCCAAAAAATCGGGGAACAAAAGCTACGCGGGGATGCCGCTTACCTTAGGCCATTACAACCGCGAAGACCTGCCTTTTAACTACGCTATGGCCGATGCCTTCACGGTTTGTGATCAGAACTTTTGCTCCGGCATGACCAGCACTACACCCAACCGGTCATTCTTCTGGACAGGAAAAGTATCCTATCAGCTAGACGGAATACAAAAAGTAAACATTAGAAATGATGATTTCAGCTTCGGCAAATTACCATGGAAAGCCTTTCCCGAATTGCTGGAGGAGCACAATGTAAAATGGAAATTTTATCAGAATGATTTGAGCTGCGGTGGCGGATATAAAGGTGAGGAACGCGCCTGGCTGGGCAACTTTGGCTGCAACCTGCTCGAGTTCTTCTCTGCTTATAATGTAAAGTTTTCATCCCGGTACGTAAATAACCTGCAAAAAGTGGTCGAGACCCTACCCGATGAGATCAATAAGCTCCAGGAAGCAAGCCCTTCCAGCGAGGCGGCAGCAAAAAAGATACAGAAAGACCTGAAAAATAAAATGGAGGCCTTAGACAATGCGGCGTCGGAACTAAAAAAATGGAGCCGGGAGGAATACAATAAGTTATCCGATCGGCAGAAAGTGCTTTTTGAAAGTGCTTTCGTTACCAATGCTGCTGATCCGGATTACCGGAGCATTACCACGTTGAGTTACAAAGAAGGGAATACCAAACGGGAGGTCACTGTTCCTAAAGGTGATGTACTGTACCAGTTCAGAAAGGATGTGAATACCGGTAAGTTACCAGCAGTTTCCTGGCTGGCCGGTCCTCAGAATTTTTCCGACCATCCAAGTGCCCCATGGTACGGGGCATGGTATGTTTCAGAAATCCTGGATATCCTTACCAAAAACCCGGAGGTTTGGAAAAAAACCATTTTCATTACTACCTACGACGAAAATGACGGGTATTTCGACCATGTGAAACCTTTCTCTATTCCAGATGCCAATATTCCCGGAACCGGTAAGGTATCGCAGGGAATTGATACGGAAATAGAGCATGTAAGGCTCGCCAATGAATTGAAACAAGGAGTTCCTGAAAAAGCAGCGAGGGAAGCGCCAATTGGTTTGGGTTTCCGGGTGCCAATGCTCATTGCTTCGCCCTGGAGCAGGGGAGGAAGGGTATGTTCAGAAGTATTCGATCACACATCAACCCTACAGTTTCTGGAAGTATTTTTCAGTAACAAGCTGAACAAAGAGATTAAAATTGAGAACATCAGTAAATGGCGCAGGGCCATCTGCGGCGACCTTACTTCAGTATTTACGCCTTTTGATGGGGACAAACCGGATAAAATAGACTTCCTGGAGCGCGATGCAATGGTCGAAAATATTTACAATGCCAAGTTTAAGGGAGATCCTTCAGGATTTAAGAAGCTGACAGATGCTGATATTACTGCCTACCGGACAAATCCGCTTTCCGGAGCAGTAATGTCGGTCCAGGAAAGAGGGATACGTCCTTCCTGTGCGCTGCCTTATGAGCTTTATGTTGATGGAAAACTACACACCGATAAAAAGAATTTCGAAATCACATTTAAAGCCGGGAATGCTGTTTTTGGTAAAAAAGCTGTCGGCGCGCCTTTCGCGGTATATACACCTGTAGCCTATAAAGATGCCGAAATGGGTTCGCAGGTATGCCGGAACTGGTCCTTCGCTGCAGTTGCAGGTGATACCTTAACTTATAACTGGCCTGTATCAGGTTTTGAAAACGGGAAATATCACCTTAGGGTAGATGGGCCGAACGGCTATTACAGAGAATTTATCGGCTCGGCCAATAATCCGGATCTGGGAATCCGCTGTGCCTATGAAATGGAGAATGGAAAGCCGACAGGTAATGTGGTCTTAAAAATAGTTAACGGAAGTTCATCAAAGCGTTATACAGTTGTGATTAAAGATCTGGGCTATCGTAAAAACGATGTTAGGAAGGACCTAACTGCAGGCGCTACCCAGGAAATTGTACTGGATTTAAAGCAAACATATGGCTGGTACGATTTCAGCTTAAAAGTAGAAGGTGAAAGCAGCTTTGAGCAAAGGTATGCCGGTAGGGTAGAAACCGGGGCAGCCAGCTTTACCGATCCGGCAATGGGAGGAATTGTTTAG
- a CDS encoding NHL repeat-containing protein — MKKYFALALFVFVSLGSNAQHRLEKLWETDSVINVPESALPDVKAGIVYVSVMGNNPNDKDGIGGVAKLGLDGKVLNHDWITGLNSPKGLAKSGNMLYIADLTDVVVVDIAKGKVKQKIPVDSAKFLNDITVSDNGIVYVSDSRTKRIHKVEGNKVSLYMENVTGVNGLKAIGNDLYIAGGKTLWKADASKQLTKIAELPNGGDGIEPVGNGDWLFSCWGGYVYYVYADGKYDLLLDSHQEKKNTADIGYDPVKRIVYIPTFWKKSIMAYHLK; from the coding sequence ATGAAGAAGTATTTTGCCCTTGCCCTGTTTGTCTTTGTTTCATTAGGTTCAAATGCCCAGCACCGTTTGGAAAAGCTGTGGGAAACGGATAGTGTAATTAATGTACCTGAATCTGCATTGCCTGATGTCAAAGCAGGTATTGTATATGTTTCTGTAATGGGAAATAACCCGAATGATAAGGATGGTATTGGTGGAGTTGCAAAACTTGGCCTGGATGGAAAGGTATTGAACCACGATTGGATAACCGGATTAAATTCGCCAAAAGGTCTGGCAAAAAGCGGCAATATGTTGTATATAGCCGATCTGACTGACGTGGTGGTTGTAGATATAGCAAAAGGTAAAGTAAAACAAAAAATACCGGTAGATAGTGCCAAATTTCTGAACGACATTACCGTTAGCGATAACGGCATTGTCTATGTTTCCGATTCCAGGACAAAACGGATCCACAAGGTAGAGGGCAATAAAGTGTCGCTTTATATGGAGAATGTAACAGGTGTAAACGGTTTGAAAGCCATCGGAAATGACTTGTATATTGCCGGGGGCAAGACACTATGGAAAGCCGATGCCAGTAAACAGCTAACCAAAATTGCGGAACTTCCTAACGGAGGGGATGGCATAGAGCCTGTGGGCAATGGCGACTGGCTGTTTTCCTGCTGGGGTGGGTATGTATATTATGTATATGCCGACGGTAAGTATGACCTGCTGCTGGACAGCCACCAGGAAAAAAAGAATACTGCAGATATAGGTTATGATCCGGTTAAGCGTATTGTTTACATTCCTACCTTCTGGAAAAAAAGCATCATGGCCTACCATTTGAAATGA
- a CDS encoding family 78 glycoside hydrolase catalytic domain codes for MKINYRQFCYIKCLLPAVVLLVSAITAQAQALKAPTDLRVDLLLPVPVPLTANLQPHFTWVMNDIATNSYQAAYRILIASSLEKLDANRADIWDSGKVRAERRPTATYPDRKLMPNTTYYWKVMIWNNLSLLSPFSKAAVFRTSGTLSRYRTAFHPLIKSAQLPVNVKTLKDKNTLFDFGKAAFGQLSIRVVSAEGGDTLKIHIGEAADSTGRVERKPKGTIRYCLLSLPLKKGLHDYKLKFLADKRNTGANAIRMPEYIGEVMPFRYAEIETLPQGVTIAHLQRYMVSYPFNDEAALFKSSDTVLNQVWELSKYTIKATSFTGLYVDGDRERIPYEADALINQLSHYATDPEFSMAKRTLEYLIYHPTWPTEWSLQNLLIAWNDYLYSGDIRMVRALYPQLKPKLLTALARADGLISTRTGKQDTAFIRSIHFEKFNENAVLKDIVDWPQKGGFGLDKQAPGETDGFVFTDYNAVVNALHYQALVCMHHLAVALGEQKDAISFKMHAARVKSAFQRVFTDPDTGTIKDGEDTRHSSLHANMFALAFNLVPEKNKAAVLAHIQSRGMACSVYGAQFLLDGLYDQGEDHYALQLLTATHKRSWYNMIRSGATMTTEAWDIVYKNNQDWNHAWGAAPANIIVRKLMGVEPLSPAFETIQIKPQPGSLKTAALQLSTLKGKIMVEFNRDSSMFHLNTILPPNAIGIIYLPRKTANDRLFKNGKVFKAIQEGKFWKIPGVQSGTNSWKVEYF; via the coding sequence ATGAAAATAAATTACCGACAATTTTGCTATATAAAGTGTCTTTTACCGGCAGTAGTTCTACTCGTTTCGGCAATAACAGCACAAGCACAGGCTTTAAAGGCACCAACTGATTTAAGGGTAGATTTGCTTCTGCCAGTTCCGGTCCCTTTAACTGCAAACCTGCAGCCGCATTTTACATGGGTAATGAACGATATTGCCACAAACAGCTACCAGGCAGCTTACCGCATACTCATAGCTTCCAGTCTGGAAAAGCTCGACGCAAATAGAGCCGACATTTGGGATTCGGGAAAAGTACGGGCGGAACGGCGGCCGACAGCAACATATCCGGACCGTAAACTTATGCCCAATACCACGTACTACTGGAAAGTGATGATCTGGAACAACCTGTCACTGCTAAGCCCCTTTTCAAAGGCAGCAGTTTTCAGGACTTCAGGTACTTTAAGTCGGTACAGGACGGCCTTTCATCCACTGATTAAATCTGCGCAGCTACCTGTAAACGTCAAAACACTAAAGGACAAAAATACCCTCTTCGATTTTGGAAAGGCAGCCTTCGGGCAACTCAGTATACGGGTTGTTTCTGCAGAAGGGGGCGATACCTTAAAGATACATATTGGAGAGGCGGCAGACAGTACAGGACGTGTGGAACGAAAACCCAAAGGCACCATCCGCTATTGTTTGCTTAGCCTGCCGCTAAAAAAAGGGCTACATGATTATAAGCTTAAATTTTTGGCCGACAAACGGAATACGGGTGCCAACGCCATTCGCATGCCGGAATATATCGGCGAGGTAATGCCTTTCCGGTATGCCGAGATTGAAACCCTGCCACAAGGGGTCACAATAGCACACCTGCAACGTTATATGGTCAGCTATCCCTTTAACGATGAAGCCGCTTTATTTAAAAGTTCTGACACCGTCCTAAACCAGGTATGGGAACTTTCCAAATACACCATTAAAGCAACGTCCTTTACAGGATTGTATGTAGATGGCGACCGCGAGCGTATTCCATATGAGGCCGATGCACTCATTAACCAGTTATCGCATTATGCAACAGATCCTGAGTTCAGTATGGCCAAACGAACCCTGGAATACCTCATTTACCATCCGACATGGCCTACAGAATGGTCGCTACAGAACCTACTGATTGCCTGGAATGACTACCTTTATTCAGGTGATATCAGAATGGTGAGGGCACTTTACCCTCAGCTAAAGCCAAAACTGCTTACAGCATTGGCACGGGCAGATGGTTTGATCAGTACAAGGACTGGAAAACAGGATACGGCCTTTATCAGATCTATTCATTTTGAAAAATTCAATGAGAATGCAGTACTGAAGGATATTGTGGACTGGCCGCAAAAAGGTGGGTTCGGGCTGGACAAACAGGCCCCAGGGGAAACTGACGGTTTCGTTTTTACCGACTACAATGCGGTTGTTAATGCACTTCATTACCAGGCACTGGTGTGCATGCACCACCTGGCCGTTGCTTTGGGTGAACAAAAAGATGCAATTTCTTTTAAGATGCATGCAGCCCGGGTGAAGTCCGCTTTTCAACGCGTTTTTACAGATCCTGATACAGGAACCATAAAAGATGGCGAGGATACACGGCACAGTTCTTTACATGCCAACATGTTTGCACTGGCCTTTAACCTGGTTCCCGAAAAAAATAAGGCAGCTGTGCTGGCACATATTCAGTCGAGAGGTATGGCTTGCAGCGTATATGGGGCCCAGTTCCTGCTTGATGGCCTTTACGACCAGGGAGAAGATCATTATGCATTGCAGCTTTTAACTGCAACCCATAAGCGGAGTTGGTACAATATGATACGGAGTGGTGCTACCATGACCACCGAGGCCTGGGATATCGTCTATAAAAACAATCAGGACTGGAACCATGCCTGGGGCGCAGCTCCCGCAAACATCATTGTCAGGAAATTAATGGGGGTAGAGCCGCTCTCACCAGCTTTTGAAACCATACAGATAAAGCCGCAGCCAGGCAGCCTTAAAACTGCAGCCCTGCAGCTATCGACCTTAAAGGGAAAAATAATGGTAGAATTTAACAGGGATAGCTCCATGTTCCATTTAAATACGATACTTCCGCCCAATGCGATCGGGATAATCTATCTGCCACGAAAAACGGCAAATGATCGGCTCTTTAAAAATGGAAAAGTTTTCAAGGCAATACAAGAAGGGAAATTCTGGAAAATTCCGGGCGTTCAATCCGGTACTAATTCCTGGAAAGTAGAATACTTTTAG
- a CDS encoding c-type cytochrome: MKRILVSLLILAACSIRLSAQTKGKKATAAKPQAVTAAVMASGKKIYNKYCLACHMADGGGVPNMNPPLSKTSYVLGDKTRLIKVILNGLATGEEIDGETYTNVMPAHNFLTDQEVSDVLSFVRNSFENKTSGISVQEVKAVRAKSTKK; this comes from the coding sequence ATGAAAAGAATTTTAGTATCCTTATTGATTCTAGCTGCATGCAGCATCCGGCTGTCTGCCCAGACAAAGGGGAAAAAAGCCACTGCGGCAAAACCTCAGGCAGTTACTGCAGCAGTAATGGCCAGTGGGAAAAAGATATACAACAAGTATTGCCTGGCCTGCCACATGGCTGACGGCGGAGGCGTTCCGAACATGAACCCTCCCCTTAGTAAAACATCGTATGTACTGGGCGATAAAACCAGGCTCATTAAGGTGATCCTGAACGGCCTGGCAACAGGCGAGGAAATTGATGGTGAAACTTATACCAATGTGATGCCTGCACATAATTTCCTTACAGATCAGGAAGTTTCGGATGTGCTGAGTTTTGTGAGAAACAGTTTTGAAAATAAAACCAGTGGCATTTCTGTTCAGGAAGTAAAAGCTGTAAGGGCTAAAAGCACAAAAAAATAG
- a CDS encoding OsmC family protein: MAKIHQYQATLTWAGNKGSGTMDYRSYDRSYIISIDQKPDIMGSSDSAFLGDKTKHNPEDLLLASLSSCHMLWYLHLCSQNEIIVMEYKDTPVGDMQENPDGSGHFTLVTLNPVVVITDESQIEKANALHEQANKMCFIANSCNFPIKHQPKCIVERG, translated from the coding sequence ATGGCTAAAATACATCAATATCAGGCGACACTTACATGGGCAGGTAATAAAGGCTCAGGGACAATGGATTACAGGTCATACGACAGAAGTTACATCATTTCCATTGATCAGAAACCAGATATAATGGGCTCTTCCGACTCTGCTTTTCTTGGCGATAAAACTAAACACAATCCGGAAGACCTGCTGCTGGCTTCTTTGTCTTCCTGTCACATGCTGTGGTATTTGCACCTGTGCTCGCAGAACGAGATCATTGTAATGGAATACAAGGATACCCCCGTTGGCGATATGCAGGAAAACCCGGATGGCAGCGGACATTTTACACTGGTTACTTTAAACCCGGTTGTGGTCATTACAGACGAGTCGCAGATAGAAAAGGCCAATGCGCTTCACGAACAGGCAAACAAGATGTGTTTTATTGCCAATTCATGCAATTTCCCGATTAAACACCAACCCAAGTGTATAGTAGAGCGTGGTTAG
- a CDS encoding glycoside hydrolase family 88/105 protein — protein sequence MNKNSILGMTCLASALLFLGTGSSYAQSKASDLKSWPKGSSPKEIGVRIADRFVTTPHSNFNRPGPPKVITYPETCTWYGALTFAKETKDAKLLGKLKDRFEPLFGVEAKMIPVPDHVDYSVFGSVPLELYMQTKEKKYFDLGISIADKQWGPPEGPRVVAASQGYYDQGYTWQTRLWIDDMFMITAVQAQAYRATGDQKYIDRAAKEMVFYLDQLQKPNGLFYHAPDVPYYWGRGDGWMAVGMAELLRSLPKSNPNYERIMKGYKTMMASLLQYQTEEGMWRQLIDKPESWPETSATGMFTFAFITGVKNGWLDKEVYGKAARKAWLKLITYINTDNDITDVCEGTNKKNDYQYYLDRKRNVGDLHGQAPLLWCATALLRK from the coding sequence ATGAACAAAAATTCTATTTTAGGCATGACCTGCCTGGCATCCGCCCTTTTATTTTTGGGAACGGGCAGCAGTTATGCACAATCGAAGGCATCAGATTTGAAAAGCTGGCCAAAAGGGAGCTCACCAAAAGAAATAGGCGTTAGAATTGCAGACCGTTTTGTAACTACTCCGCATTCCAATTTCAACCGGCCAGGCCCGCCAAAAGTGATTACTTATCCTGAAACCTGTACCTGGTACGGGGCACTTACCTTTGCCAAGGAAACTAAAGACGCCAAACTGCTTGGAAAATTAAAAGACCGTTTTGAGCCGCTTTTTGGCGTGGAAGCTAAAATGATTCCGGTGCCAGACCATGTTGACTACAGTGTATTCGGATCTGTACCGCTTGAATTATATATGCAGACCAAAGAGAAAAAATATTTTGACCTGGGCATTTCAATTGCCGACAAACAATGGGGCCCACCGGAAGGCCCCCGGGTAGTTGCGGCTTCGCAGGGGTATTACGACCAGGGCTATACCTGGCAAACCCGCTTATGGATAGATGATATGTTTATGATCACAGCCGTACAGGCCCAGGCATACCGGGCTACCGGAGATCAGAAATACATTGACCGGGCTGCAAAAGAAATGGTATTCTACTTAGATCAGCTGCAAAAACCAAACGGCTTGTTCTATCATGCCCCCGATGTACCCTATTACTGGGGGCGTGGCGATGGCTGGATGGCTGTAGGCATGGCCGAACTATTAAGGTCTTTGCCGAAAAGCAATCCGAATTACGAAAGAATCATGAAAGGCTACAAAACCATGATGGCTTCACTTCTACAATATCAGACTGAAGAAGGCATGTGGCGCCAGCTGATCGATAAGCCAGAATCCTGGCCTGAAACTTCTGCCACTGGCATGTTTACTTTTGCTTTCATTACGGGTGTTAAAAATGGTTGGCTGGACAAAGAAGTGTACGGTAAAGCTGCCCGCAAAGCCTGGCTAAAATTGATTACTTACATCAATACAGATAACGACATTACAGATGTATGTGAAGGTACCAACAAGAAAAACGACTACCAGTATTATTTAGATCGCAAAAGAAATGTTGGAGATCTCCATGGACAGGCGCCGCTTTTATGGTGTGCAACCGCTTTATTACGCAAATAA
- a CDS encoding PQQ-dependent sugar dehydrogenase, with protein MKKILIVPVLLGALAFFTLYAFKDISALQGPKPDADNVGLKLPEGFGALKVADIGAKARHLVVTPQGLIYVKLARVKEEKGIYVLREGADGRAQITGGFGNYGGTGIYIKDGYLYASSNKEVFRYKLNDKNEVIDPNNPETIVKGLKMGRQHETKSLVLDNDGNIYVNIGVPSNSCQEQDRGLRSKGIPGCPLLDSAAGIWQFKANKLNQSYAEGIRYATGLRNVVGLDWNQQNNQLFVMQHGRDNLNSSWPELYDTKESAELPAECLYALKKGDNAGWPFMYYDGIQHKKIVAPEYGGDKKKEADPKYLDPVVAFPAHMAPNGLLFYTGNMFPEKYKNGAFIAFHGSWNRAPEPQKGFFVVFQPFKDGKPSGDWEIFADNFAGTPEKAAMNKADHRPCGLAQGADGSLYVTDDSKGLIYRILYTKK; from the coding sequence ATGAAAAAAATACTCATCGTACCGGTTCTGCTTGGTGCACTTGCCTTTTTTACCCTCTACGCTTTTAAAGATATTTCTGCGTTGCAGGGGCCAAAGCCAGATGCAGATAATGTAGGGCTTAAACTTCCAGAAGGATTTGGGGCCTTAAAGGTGGCCGATATCGGGGCTAAGGCAAGGCACCTTGTGGTAACCCCGCAAGGGCTCATTTATGTGAAACTGGCCCGTGTAAAAGAAGAAAAAGGCATTTATGTACTTCGGGAAGGTGCCGATGGCAGGGCCCAGATTACCGGCGGCTTTGGCAATTATGGTGGTACGGGCATCTATATAAAAGATGGCTATCTCTATGCTTCTTCCAATAAAGAGGTGTTCCGGTATAAATTAAACGACAAAAACGAGGTCATTGACCCTAACAATCCTGAAACGATTGTTAAAGGACTGAAAATGGGCCGTCAGCACGAAACCAAATCATTAGTGTTGGATAACGATGGCAATATATATGTCAACATTGGAGTGCCTTCGAATTCATGCCAGGAGCAGGACCGGGGCTTAAGATCTAAAGGCATTCCCGGATGTCCTTTACTGGATTCTGCAGCCGGCATCTGGCAGTTTAAAGCAAACAAACTGAACCAGAGTTATGCTGAAGGTATACGGTATGCAACAGGCTTACGTAATGTGGTGGGTTTAGACTGGAACCAGCAGAACAACCAGCTTTTTGTGATGCAGCATGGCCGCGACAACCTGAACAGCTCCTGGCCGGAGCTTTACGATACCAAAGAATCCGCAGAATTGCCCGCAGAGTGTTTATATGCTTTAAAGAAAGGTGATAATGCCGGCTGGCCATTTATGTATTACGATGGCATTCAGCATAAAAAAATTGTAGCCCCCGAATATGGCGGCGACAAGAAAAAAGAAGCTGACCCTAAATACCTGGATCCGGTGGTTGCATTTCCAGCCCATATGGCACCAAACGGTTTGTTGTTTTACACCGGAAACATGTTCCCTGAGAAATATAAAAACGGCGCTTTTATCGCTTTCCACGGATCCTGGAACCGTGCGCCTGAACCTCAGAAAGGGTTCTTCGTCGTGTTTCAGCCTTTTAAAGACGGCAAGCCTTCGGGCGATTGGGAGATCTTTGCCGATAACTTTGCCGGTACACCAGAAAAAGCTGCGATGAATAAGGCCGACCACCGCCCGTGCGGACTGGCACAAGGTGCTGATGGCTCTCTTTATGTAACGGATGATTCAAAGGGGTTGATTTACCGCATCCTATATACTAAGAAATAA
- a CDS encoding glycoside hydrolase family 127 protein yields MTLKITAVLIAAFLLPAFGCLAQTGPVPDQLKPVWTSHITGFPAQRFNDAYSNRILAQDINRLVEPFKNRTETRYWQSEFWGKWFTSAVLAYRYRPELRLRKVLDDAVAKLIATQSDDGYIGNYEEKSRLEQWDIWGRKYCLLGLLAYHDLTGDARSLKAAQAMADHLIRELKDHNVPIVRKGNHRGMAASSVLEPICLLYNKTGEERYLAFAEEIVKQWESENGPQLISRAGIEVGKRFPQPRHWFGWEQGQKAYEMMSCYEGLIELYRITGKPGYKLAVEKTWESIYQTEINVAGSGSSVECWFGGKDLQALPINHYQETCVTATWIKLNQQLLRLTGAAKYADAIEQAFYNALLGAMKPDGSDWAKYSPLAGHRLEGSEQCGMGLNCCVASGPRGLFTLPSTSVMQRINGIQVNFFIPGNYTFQTPAKQQAELMQQTEYPITGKVNFSLKLKRAEQFSISIRIPSWSNETQLKVNGQIVSAIVAGQYAQISRKWTSGDIITLDLDMQGHIVYQGVQPTNFAILRGPIVLARDMRLGGPHVDDALTPILNQAGSIDLQPLEGSNNDFLMKFKADFKIESHKEGPNEPVSLTLADYASAGNTGNEFSRFRVWLPKLFDPKDQK; encoded by the coding sequence ATGACACTAAAAATAACTGCAGTGCTGATCGCAGCATTTCTTCTTCCCGCTTTCGGTTGTCTGGCACAAACAGGTCCGGTACCAGATCAGCTGAAGCCGGTATGGACCAGCCATATTACCGGTTTCCCTGCGCAACGATTCAATGATGCCTATTCCAACCGAATCCTTGCTCAGGATATAAACCGCCTGGTAGAACCTTTTAAAAACCGAACGGAAACGCGATACTGGCAATCTGAATTTTGGGGGAAATGGTTTACCTCTGCCGTCCTGGCCTATCGCTACCGTCCTGAACTCCGGCTTAGAAAGGTACTTGACGATGCTGTTGCAAAACTTATTGCTACGCAAAGCGACGATGGTTACATTGGAAATTATGAAGAAAAAAGCCGGCTGGAACAATGGGATATCTGGGGTCGTAAGTACTGTTTATTGGGGTTGCTTGCCTACCACGATCTGACTGGCGATGCCAGGAGCCTGAAAGCAGCACAAGCAATGGCCGACCACCTGATCAGGGAACTCAAAGACCACAATGTACCAATCGTGAGGAAAGGCAACCACCGGGGCATGGCTGCCTCTTCTGTGCTTGAACCCATTTGTCTGTTATACAACAAAACGGGAGAAGAGCGCTACCTCGCTTTTGCCGAAGAAATAGTGAAACAATGGGAGTCTGAAAATGGCCCTCAGCTTATTTCCAGGGCGGGGATCGAGGTCGGTAAACGTTTCCCCCAGCCCAGGCACTGGTTTGGCTGGGAACAGGGACAGAAAGCCTACGAAATGATGTCCTGTTATGAAGGCTTAATTGAGTTATACCGGATAACGGGAAAACCCGGGTACAAACTTGCCGTCGAAAAAACATGGGAAAGTATCTATCAAACGGAAATTAATGTTGCTGGTTCAGGCTCTTCTGTCGAATGCTGGTTTGGAGGAAAAGACCTTCAGGCACTGCCCATAAACCACTATCAGGAAACCTGTGTAACGGCAACCTGGATCAAACTCAATCAACAGCTCCTGAGGCTCACTGGTGCAGCGAAATATGCAGATGCCATAGAGCAGGCGTTTTACAACGCCCTGCTTGGTGCTATGAAACCCGATGGCAGCGACTGGGCCAAATACAGTCCTTTGGCCGGTCATCGGCTGGAAGGCAGCGAACAATGTGGCATGGGGCTCAATTGCTGTGTAGCCAGCGGCCCCAGGGGTTTATTTACTTTACCTTCCACCTCGGTAATGCAGCGTATTAACGGGATTCAGGTCAACTTCTTCATTCCTGGTAATTACACTTTCCAAACACCTGCGAAGCAGCAGGCTGAGTTGATGCAGCAAACGGAATACCCCATTACAGGCAAAGTGAACTTTAGCCTGAAGTTAAAGCGGGCAGAACAGTTTTCTATCAGTATACGCATCCCTTCCTGGAGCAATGAGACGCAACTAAAAGTCAATGGCCAAATTGTTTCAGCAATTGTTGCGGGCCAGTATGCACAGATTAGCCGCAAATGGACTTCCGGGGACATCATCACACTTGATCTTGACATGCAGGGGCACATTGTTTACCAGGGAGTACAACCTACAAATTTTGCAATTTTAAGAGGCCCTATTGTGCTGGCAAGGGATATGCGCCTTGGCGGGCCTCATGTAGATGATGCCCTGACGCCCATTCTCAACCAGGCGGGTTCAATCGACCTGCAGCCGCTTGAAGGCAGTAATAACGACTTCTTGATGAAGTTCAAAGCTGATTTTAAAATTGAATCCCATAAAGAAGGACCAAATGAACCGGTATCATTAACTTTAGCTGATTATGCTTCAGCAGGCAATACCGGTAACGAATTTTCCCGTTTCAGGGTATGGTTGCCGAAGCTGTTTGACCCAAAAGATCAGAAATGA